GGAGTCTTGCTAACACTCAGGCAGTCTAAATCTCCTCATGAATTTACCACTGCTACGCTCAACTCTATGCCACTTATCATTTTTCTCTTTGCTTTCTCTACTTCTTTCCCCACTTATCTGTAGAACTCttccttcttcaacttcaactttcACTTCTTCCTTATTAACACCAGGTAAATCAGCCCGGAATATATGTGATTCCGGTGTTTCTTTCCAATCGATCCTAGTGTTGGCCAATTGCGATGTTTCTCCTGATAATTCATAACGAGGCATAGAGAGTGCAGAAGATGAAGCCGGGGTTGAGAATGGGAAGTCTTGGAACGGATCCCAAATGTCTAGTGAAAAGGGGTCGAAGACGTTTGCCCCTCTGTTGCCAATGAAGCTTGGAATGATCGACATTTTCGCAAGTCTGTGTTGAATTAGAAAATCAGGATGTCGAACTGATCGATAATAAATTTGATCGCAGTTAGAGATTGTTTAGGTTGTTGTTTTGTTGCTGAACTTGATAAATGATTTTTCGAAAGCTCTTGACTTCACAGATATTTATAGGTAGGGGAGTTCAAGGTCGGTCTTTCAACAGGTTTTTTTCTACACCATTCTTGATGGTTCGTGAACGAAGATGGAAATCTAGAAATTTCTTTTCCATTTTCTGGGATCGAAATGCAGAAAGATTGTCCAGAAGCTTCCACAACCTTCAAAACTtataacgattttttggggaccatgtttttttttttggatcatgaTCCTATTAGGCACCCTACCTTACAATATTAAGCGATGTCCTAAAATAAAATGAGATTACTAATTTGGCTCTTACCCTAATTAAATTAACCCTAACCTAATAACTACATCTAacttaatcaaaaagaaaaacctaaatataatcctaatctaacctagccgcacacaaaaaaaaaaaaaaaaacagttttgaggaactgttctcctcttcttctttcctcttcccccatttcaacatcatcttcatcaattaatcgtcgattcataaaattttcatcgtcgattaatcaatctactataagaatggttcttcgaaagaaaaccaatagactcccaggaacaggtcccccattaggacatctagcaaatcagccaagtgattttgatattcataaagaagtggaagagccaagtgaatccataatccaatataatatacgcagtaagaagcctgattctgccatgggacagATTcacaggtattttccaacaaagccatacttttaatttgattttgattcgtttaattgaatagaaatcatcaaaatagggttctaATGGGAGTTACAGTGCGTTGTTCGCTTAGGACGAATTTCTAGAAAACTCTAGTTTgttaaccgaacttcctgaaaggaagaacacgaagaacagttcggttttatAGGATTCAAAACCGGGTCACCGAACTgccagttcggttagttcgcaaaaaagcctaaaacttttttctaaccgaacttcaccagttttgcaacaattttttttccaCTTGTAACCGAATTGTGCAATTTTGCCCgctattttgagtttttgtttaaCCGAACTGAGCTatcttgttcggttggttctcataatattctaaaactatttagtaacctaactttaccaaaaaaaacaaatttcaatataaccGAACTATGCTATTTTGCCctatatgttgagtttcaatttaaccgaacttgtccaaCTATGTTGTGTTGCATACATGTcgagttcggtttattcgcaaaaaactttgacaaaccgaactcttcactattaGTTACCAATGTcgagttcggtttattcgcaaaaaaccttgacaaaccgaactcttcagtatttgcacacatgtggagttcggtttgatcgcaaaaaaccttgacaaaccgaactctttacTATTAGTGACcgatgttgagttcggtttattcgcaaaaaaccttgacaaaccgatCTCTTCAGTATTTGCACACATGTTGAGTTTGGTGTGTTCGCAAAAAACCTATTCAAACCGAACCTTACgctgagaactcccacgcctcgagGTAAAGTACATTGTGGTGTCGgtaagcgtggaaccaaaaatgctaagtatggaggtgggtcattaccgggtgttgtcatccaagatggtgtcaatagagataatgttgacaacgtaagccaacaagttaatgaagagattgtggaagagatgggaagtcaagaacataatcaaggtggagaagatgaactagctcaaggaggaggaaatgagggggcgatgatgagggtgaaaaagatgaggaagacggagacaaggatggagataaggatgatgatggaTCAGATGAGGactcggatgaagaggaagaagaagaggaacaagcagACATAGTGGTAAAGAGACCTACAAAGACGCCTAAAAATccttgtgctagatattcatacattcctcataaggatttgtgtttgctaccaaagaatccaacatatggtactccaagagatggcggggaggtattgatgggctacaaaaactcatgggatgccaagatctttgcgacaaaggtatggttcaatcttaacTATCAAGAATTAGatttctcagtcattttattatattttgacatatattgttcttttctatatatattagtatataagatatgatgttgtttttttaggatcataaaaatgttgttcgtgttttgaaacgtcaaaagaacaaggtatggaataaagaaaatgagtgtgatgaggtccgcTTGGCGGTATTTTGCGTTCATCAATGCTACGTCATTGTCCGTCACGATAACCCCGGGGAtctcatcatctcggtagatctccttcacttgttgtagcgcccaagtgtaacttggttcttgctcgtcctttagaaaacaaaaagcaacggtaaacggtgacttcgtcgacgtacgaccaacaatgttcaacaatggcatctcgtatttgtttgtcttgtaagtgcaatccattataagaacttcatggaatgattgagccaattgaacactcttaggatgggcaatgaagagatgagttatttcttcttccggacctaccttcttttgaaccgcgtagcctttcttttgagccaaaaaaaataattgttgcattatttttctatccttccattcattccttttaatcgtctcaattgcattgtaaatggtgtacAAAGATGGGACGTTACCCGGGTTATCTTGCTTTAATAAGCGAATCATTGTGAAA
This DNA window, taken from Papaver somniferum cultivar HN1 chromosome 3, ASM357369v1, whole genome shotgun sequence, encodes the following:
- the LOC113361600 gene encoding 17.8 kDa class I heat shock protein-like, which produces MSIIPSFIGNRGANVFDPFSLDIWDPFQDFPFSTPASSSALSMPRYELSGETSQLANTRIDWKETPESHIFRADLPGVNKEEVKVEVEEGRVLQISGERSRESKEKNDKWHRVERSSGKFMRRFRLPENAKLDEVSAVMENGVLTVTVPKVEEKKPEVKSIQISG